One Actinomycetospora corticicola genomic window, CCGGCAAGCCGAAGCGGTCGGCACGCTTCACCTCCGGCGTCATCGGCGTCGTCGTGGTCGTGGCCTCGGCGCTGATCGCCCTGTTCGCCCTGAACTCCGCCAAGGGGTTCCCGGGTCAGGACCACACCTACGTCAAGGCGCAGTTCACCGAGACCGGTGACCTGCACGTCGGTGACGACCTCCGCGAGGCCGACGTCCGCGTCGGCCGGGTCGACTCCATCGACTACGAGGGTGGCGGCGTCGCCACGGTGCGGCTCGCCTTCGACGACACGCGGCCGGTGTTCAAGAACGCCGTCGTCACCGTCGTCTCCCGCTCGGGCCTGGGGCAGAAGTACGTCAACATCGCCCGCGGCGACCAGGCATCGGGGACGCTCGCCTCCGACGCCGTCATCCCGACGAGCCAGACCCAGCCCGCCGTCGAGATCCTGGACCTGGCCGACATCTTCGACCCGAGGACGACCCTCGCGGCCCAGGGCGCGCTCGGGCAGCTCGGGGCCGGCCTCGAGGGCCACGGCAAGGACCTCAGCGACGCGGTCGACGGCATCTCGTACAACCTCCCGCGGCTCGGGACGGTGGCGCAGGCGCTCAACAACAACAACGGACGGGACATCCAGACCGTCCTGACCTCGCTGCGCAACCTCTCCGATCGCTTCGAGGGTCGCCAGCAGCAGATCACCGACCTCAACCGGCAGCTCGCGACGACGTTCGACGCCGTCAACGTCGACCGCGGGAAGTCGCTGGGCGACCTGCTGCAGGTGGCGCCGGGTGCGCTCCGGGACGTCCGCAAGGCGTTGATCGACCTGCAGCAGCCGCTGGAGACGACCACCGCGGCCGTCACCAACATCCGCCCCGGGGTCCGCGACCTGGCGGGGGCGACCCCGGACGTGCGCGGCGTCCTCCGTGAGGCACCGCCGGTCCTGGACAAGGTCCCCGGTGTCTCCGACGTCGGGCAGCCGGCCCTCAAGGCCCTCACCCCCGCCCTGCGCGACCTGCGTCCGCTGATCGTGGACATCCGCACGGCGGCCCAGAACGCCCGGCTCCCGCTGGTGTGCCTGGCCGACATGCGCTCGCAGGCCGACCGCTACAAGAACGCGCAGACCGGGGTCGGCGAGGTCTTCTCCAGCCTGGCCGAGGTCACGAAGCAGGGCGACGAGACGGGCAACGCGGCCCGCTTCGAGCTCGTCCCGCAGGGCGGCCTCATCGGCGGTGTGCCGATCCGGACCGAGCTCAACGCGGTCAACAACGTGACGTGCCCGCAGCCGAACTTCAACGACAACGACCACGGTGACAGCTGGGGTGACCACGGCAGCAGCTGGGGCGGAGGGAACCACCGATGAAGCTCAGCTCCGTGCTGCCCGGCAAGGGCGACGGCGGGAACGGCGGGGAGAACGGCACCGTCAAGCGCCCGAACGTCCGCAAGGTCAACTACGCGCTCGTCGGCACCGTCGTGGCCGTCGTCATCGCCATCGGCATGCTCCTCGGGATCACGAAATCCGAGTGGCAGCAGTACCTCATGTGGGGTTTCACCACGCGTGACGTGCACACCACCGGCGACTACTTCATCCTGGACAACTCCAGCAAGGTGAAGGTCGGCGGCGTCGAGGTCGGACGCATCGACTCGGTCGAGCGTCAGCCGGACGGTACCGCGGTGATGCACCTGCGGATCGCGGACGACGTCGCGCAGAAGGTCGGCTCCGCCCCCTCGGCGAACGTGCGTCCGGTCAGCCTCCTCGGCGGTGTCATCTACATCGACATCATCCCGGGCGGCGACCGCACGCAGCCGTGGGTCGACGACATCCCGATCGAGCGCACGCAGCTCCCGACGGAGGTCGGCGCGGTCGTCCAGGCGATCCAGCCGGACGCCATCAAGGGCATCCCCGGTGCGATCAACGGCTTCGACCGCGCGTTCAAGGCGGGCGCGGGGCAGTCGCTCCAGGGCCTGGCGAAGGACGCGCCGTCCGTGCTCGGCCCGGGCGCCGGGGTCATCGACTCGCTGCAGGGCACGCAGCCGGGCACCGACCTGCCCGCCGTGGTGAACGGGCTCCAGCAGACCACCGCGGTGCTCTCCCGCCAGGACGGGCAGATCGAGTCCATCCTCGGGAACCTCCACGCCACCACCACCGCCTTCCGGGACTCGAGCAAGGCGACCTCGCAGGCGATCCGGGAGCTGCCCGACGCGCTCGACACCGCCAAGCCGGGCCTCGCCCGGCTCGGCGGCTCGCTGGACCGCCTGCGCGACACCGCCGGCCCCGCCCGCCCCGTCGTGCAGCAGGCCGGCGTGCTCCTGGACCACCTCGACCCGGTGCTGGTCAAGGCGCGCCCGGTGATCGGCGACCTGCGGGCGGCGCTGTACGACCTGCGCCCGGTGGTGCAGGACCTCACGCCCGTCAGCCGGGACCTCACGACGATCTTCGACGGGCTGAACCCGACGCTGGACCGTGTCAACGGACCGATCTACGACACCCTCACGGGGCCCTACGCGGCGAACCAAGGTGCGGACGCAGGTCGCCGTCACACGCCGATCCCGACGACCCGCGAGTCGGCCGACCAGCTCTACAAGGAGGTCGGTCCGATGCTGCGCGGCGTCAACGGCGTGGCCGGGTACAACGACGCCAACGGCCACGGCATCGCCTTCAACGTCGGGGTGGGCTCCGGAAGCATCGCCGGCGCGAACGGCATCTCCCTGCCGAACCTCTACCTGCTGCTGACCGCGCTCCAGGGCGGCGGGGCGGCGACCGCCGCGCCGACCGCTGCGCTGACCGGGGCGGTGCCCGCCCCCGTCGCCGGCCTGCTGGGGCAGGGAACCACCGGAGGGACCCGATGAGCGCTGACAACCCCGGACGGCTCCGCCGGGCGGCCAAGTTCGTCCGGACCGAGCCAGGGCTGCTCCGCAACGTGATCGCCGTCGCGGTGGTCGTGGTGCTGGGTCTCGGGATCGGGGGGACGGTGCTGGCCAACCAGCGCTTCACCCCGCCGTGGCAGGGCCAGACCGAGGTCTGGGCCACCTTCGCCGAGGCGGCGTCGGTGGCCCCTGGCCTCGGCCAGGCCGTGCAGATCAACGGCGTCGGGGTCGGCCAGATCCAGGACGCGAAGATCGACAACAAGGGTCACGCGCTGGTCCTCATGTCGATCAACCAGGACCTGTACGACCGGCCGATCTACCAGAACGCCACGGCCGTCATGCGGCCCACCACGCCGCTGAACACCATGTACATCGAGCTCGACCCCGGTAACCCGTCGGCGCCCGCGGTGCCCGAGCAGGGGGTCCTGCCGCTCGCGAACAGCACCTCGCCGGTCGAGATCGACCAGCCGCTGAGCCACCTGGACGAGAACACCCGGGAGGCCACCCGCGCGCTGCTGAGCCAGGCCGACGTCGCGCTCGCCCGGGCGGGGCAGGACCTGCCCGGCGGCGTGGACGCCGTCCACGACTTCACCGTCGAGCTCAAGCCCGTCGTGGCCCAGCTGGACTCGCGGCGTGACAAGATCCGTCAGCTCATCACCGCGGTCGGGCAGCTCTCGCAGGCCGTGGGTGGCAACGACGTCCGCCTGACCAACCTGGCGAACTCGCTGCAGATCACGCTGAAGGCGGTGTCCGACCGGAGCGACCAGCTGCGGGACAGCTTCAACCAGCTACCGGGCGTCACCGAGAAGCTCAAGTCGAGCACCGGGGCGATCCAGGGGCTGTCCGACCAGCTCGACCCGACGCTGGACAACATCAAGGCCGCCAGCGACACGCTCCCCGACTCGCTCTCGAAGCTGACCGACACCGTCGACACGGCGAGCGCCACCGTCGACAAGCTCGCGCCGGTGGCGGCGAAGCTCCGGCCCACCGCGGCCGACCTGCGTCCGTTCGTCAGCGACGTCAAGCGGACGACGCCCGACCTCAAGCCGATCGTGAAGCAGCTGGACAACCCGATCACGACGAACCTGCTGCCCTACCTGCCGGACCTCACGGCGTTCGTCTACCAGGTGCGGTCGATCTCCGACCTCGGCGACGGCAACGGGAGGAACAGCGCCCGCGCCCTGCTCCAGGGCGGTGTGTGCACCATCCCGGGCGTGCCGCCGCTGTGCGGGACCGGCGCATCCGGCTCCGCCAGCCCGGCTGCGGCCCCGAACAACCAGACCACCGGTCGATAGGAGCCTTCGGTGAAGATTTCGCAGAAAGCGCTCCCGTGGATCCAGACCGCGATCCTCGTCGTGTTCATGGTGGTCAGCCTGGTGTTCTACGCGATCTTCTGGGTGGGGGCCGGCGGCAAGATTCCGCTCGTCACGTCCACGCCCTACTCGGTGACGTTCCTGTCGCCGATCAACAAGAACCTGGTCGACCAGAGCCAGGTGACGCTGAACGGCGTGCCCGCCGGGCGGGTCATCGGCCTCGAGGTGATCGACGGGATCGCGCACGTGCGGACCGGCCTCGGGGACCTGCCCGACTACGGCCCGCTCCACGAGGGCGTCAAGGCCCAGGTGAAGACGAAGACCCTCATCAATGAGACCTACGTCGACATCACCGACGGGAACGGCCCGCCGCTGCCGGACCAGGCGGTCATCCCGATGGGCAACGTGACCCCGCCGGTCGACACCGACGAGGTCATCCGGGCCCTGCCCCAGGCCGACCGGAAGAACCTCGGCGCGACCATCCAGTCGCTGGACAAGGTCACCCAGGGCCAGCAGGCCGGTATCTCGCAGACCATCGGCAGCCTGGGGGAGCCCACCCGGTACGTGCCGGCCGCGCTCGACGCCCTGAGCCGCCAGGAGGTGGCCCTGCGCCAGCTCTCGTCGAACACGGCGAAGGTGCTCGACGCGCTGGACACCCGGCAGGGGCAGATCGCACAGCTCGTCGAGGACGCGCAGAAGGTCACCAAGGTGACCGCGGACAGCCGGGACGATCTCTCCGCCGTCATCCAGAAGCTCCCGCCGACGCTGGTGACCGCCCAGGCCGCCAGCCCGGATCTGTCCCGGCTCGGGGCGGCGCTGCAGCCGGTGGCGGAGAACCTCAACGAGGCCTCCGGACCGCTGAACGACGCACTCCACCAGCTGCCGGGGACGGCGAAGGACCTGCGCGGACTGCTGCCGGCGCTGAACTCGGTGCTCGATAAGGCACCGGCCACGCTGCAGCGGGTGCCGGACTTCTCGGACAACCTGCGGGCCGTGGTGCCCCCGGGCCGGGAGTTCTTCTCGGCGCTCAACCCGGTCCTGGCCTACCTCAAGCCCTGTGGCCCGAACGTCGCGCCGTTCTTCGTGAACTTCTCGAAGGGCCTCGTCCGGCCCAACGGCCTCGACGGCGGAACGGTGGGTGGCGTCGCCCCGCAGTTCGGCTACGACACCCTCCAGCCGCCCGCGGCGCTCCCGCTGAACCTCAGCCCGTTCGCGTTCAGCTACGACGTCGGCAATCCGCCGAACCGCAACGCGGTCGGTCAGCAGCCGGGCCTCAACAATGCGGGCTGCAACACCCCGTTGAAGCCCTACACTCGGTAACTGGCCAGAATCGCTCCGTATGTGGACATCACGGCTCTTACGGCGAGGCGCCCCCGCTGCCGCGGGCGCCTCGCCGCGGGTCTCCCCGACAGAGCGGCTCGCGGCGCTCGGGCGGCGGCTCCGCCGCCCGGGCCGGCGGGACGTGGTGGGCCTGGTGGCGGGGCTCCTGGTCGCCGTCTTCCTCGTCGGTGGCCTCGCCCAGGTCCGGGTCGAGACCGGCGCGGACTCGTTCCTCCCGTCGGGCGATCCCTCGCTGGCCCGGCTGAACGAGCTGGGCCAGTCCTTCGGCGGGGACCCGATCGTCGTCCTGCTCGAGAACCCGCAGCCGCGGGCCCTGCTCGCGACCCAGCAGCTGCCCGGGGTCCTCGACCTCGAGCAGCAGCTCGGCAGCGCCCCGGACGTGGCGGCGCTCTACGGGCCGGTGACGACCCTCAACAACATCGCCGGTCAGGCACAGCTCGTCATCGCCGAGATGCTCGGTCGGCGCGACGGCCTCGGGAACGCGGCCCGACAGGACGCCCTGAAGGCCGGCGCGTCCGCGGCGGACGCCGACGCGGCCGCCGCCCAGGCCCAGGCCCAGTTCGACAACCGGTACGCGCCGACGATCATCGAGGCGCTGCCGACTGGCCTCCCCACGCTCAAGAACCCCCGGTTCGTCTCCAACGTGGTCTTCGACCCGACTGGCACGGTCAAGCCGCGGTGGCACTACGTGGTGCCGAACGCGAACTCGTTGGCGATCCTCGTCCGCCCCCGTGCCGAGCTCGACCAGGCCGGCACGCAGCGGCTCGTCGCCACCGTCGAGCAGGCCGCCCACAGCGCCGCCCTGCCGCCGGGGACGACGGTGACCGTCTCGGGTGTGCCGACGATCGTCGCGGCGCTCGGCGCGTCGGTCGACACGCAGATACCGATCATCGGAGCGGTCGCGGTCGCAGCCATCGGACTGGTGCTGTTCCTGGTGCCGTGGACCGGACGCCGACGTCGGCTCCTCCCGCTCGCGGTGACCCTGCTGGCCACCGGGATGACGGTGGCGGGTCTCGGCTGGGTGGGCCATCCCCTCTCGCTCGGGGTCCTCGCCTTCCTCCCGGTCCTGCTCGGCCTCGGCAGCTACTACCCGACCTACTTCGCCCAGCGGGCGCGGAGCCGGGTCGTGTTCGTGGTCGCGGGGGCGTCCGCCCTCAGCTTCGCGACGCTCGCCCTCACCCCGTTGGCGTTCGTCCGCGACCTCGGGATCACCCTCGCCGTCGGGATCGCCTTCGCCGTCGCACTCGGTGCCGTGCTGGTCCGGCGGGGGGCGGACGGTGCCGTGGCCGCACCCGTCCCGGTCCTTCCCGAGCCTGCTCCTGCGGCGCCTCGTGGGGTCCGGTTCGGGCTGGGTGCCGGAGTGCTCGCCCTTGCGCTGGCCGGATGGGCGCTCCTCGGCACGATGCCGCTGCAGACCAACATCCAGGACCTGGCGCGCGGCCTGCCCGCCCTCGCGGACGCCAACCACGTCCAGGACGTGATCGGCACGAACGGTGAGCTCAACCTGGTGCTGCGCTCCGACGACGACCCGGCGACCCCGGAGGCCGACGTGCGCAGCCCGGAGGCCTGGCAGTGGATGCAGGCCGCCAACCAGCGCATCGTCGTCGACCACGGTGACGTGATGAGCCCGGTGCTCTCGCTGCCGGGACTGCTGGACTTCCTCGGCCCCGCCCCCACCGCCGACCAGATCCAGGCCGGTCTGCGGCTCATGCCGAGTGCGTTGACGAGCTCGGTGGTCCGTGGGGACGGCCGGATGGCCAACATGTCCTACGGGGTGTCGCTCGACGATCTCGGCGCGCTGGCCGCCGTGACCCGGCAGGTCACGGCCGAACTCCCGCCGCCACCGCCCGGGATGACGGCCGAGCTGACCGGCCTGCCGACCGTGGCCGTCCGGGGCTACGAGGTCGTGTCCTCCGACCGCTACCTGGCCAGCGTGGCCGGGGTGCTGGCCGCGGGCCTCGTGCTGGCTCTCGGGCTGCGCCGTCGGGTGGACGCCGTCCGGGCGGTCCTGGCGGCGGTCATCGCCACCGGCGGCACACTCGTCCTGCTGTGGTCGACGGGGACCGCGCTGAGCCCTCTGACCGTGGCCCTCGGTTCGCTCACGGCCGCCGTCGGGTGCGAGTTCACCGTGATGGTGTCGCAGTCCGTGCGGCGCCGTGACCGCAGTCTGCGGCGCGCGGTGTCGCTCGCCGCCGGGACGTCGGCCATCGGCTACGCCGTGCTGGCGGTCTCGCCTCTCGCCCTGATGCGGGAGTTCGGTCTCCTCCTCGCGGCCTCGGTCGTCCTGTCCTGGGCCGCGGCCCTCTTCGTGGTCTGGGTGTGGCCCCCGAGTGACGCGCCGGTCACCGCGACCGCGCCCGAGGCCGCGCCGGAGCCCGATCCCGCGTCCTCCGTCCCCGCGAGCATGGGAGCCCGCTGATGCTGACCGTCGAACGCCCCCGCCTCTCCTCGACCGTGGACGCGATCCGGCGCCCACGGCCGCCCCGGACACGGCTGCGTCGGATCCTCGTCGGCGTCCTCGTCGCCGTGCTGACCGTTGCGTCGGCCGTCGCCGTCCCGGTCGTGATGGGTCTGGTCCCCGCCGTGTACTCGCCGCCGCTGCCGGCCGACGCCGCCTTCGCCGTGGGCGACCGGACGGTGACCAGGGCGGAGTACGACAAGCGACTGAAGACGATCCAGGCGCTCTACGGTGCGCAGGAGCCGACCGACCCGGCCGGCGCCGACCGCTTCCGGCGGGACTCGGCGAAGGCGATGGCCGTGGCCGACGTCCTGACGAACGCCGAGGCCGACCGCGGCATCGTCATCCCGGACACCAGGATCCGGCAGGCGATGGATCAGATGGTCCAGGCCCAGTTCGGTCAGGGACCCGACGGGTACCAGAAGTTCGTCGGCGCCCTCGGGCAGGTGGGGACGTCGGAGGCGGAGGTCCTGGACGAGATCCGGCAGCAGTACGCGTCGGCGGAGCTGATCAAGCAGGTCACGGACCCGGTCCAGGTCAGCGACGCCGAACTCCCCGCCGAGTTCCCGAAGTACGCCGCGCAGCTCGGCACGCCGGAACAGCGCAAGCTCTCCAACATCGTCGTCCAGACGCAGGACCAGGCGAACGACGTCCTCGCGAAGCTCCGCGCCGGCACCCCGTTCGCCGACCTCGCCCGCACGCAGAGCCTGGACGGCAGCACGAAGGACGCCGGCGGCGACCTCGGGCAGCCGGTGACGGCGGACAAGCTCCAGGCCGGCTACGCCCAGGCTGCGTTCGCAGCTCCGAAGGGACAGCCGTTCGGGCCGGTGCAGACCCAGCAGGGCTGGAACGTCGGCCTCGTGAACGACGTCGTCCCCGGGGTGCCGGCCGACTTCGCGCAGGCGCAGATCCCTCTGAAGCAGGCCGTCCTCACCGACCGCAAGACCGCGGCCTGGAGCGCCTGGCTCGAGAACGAGCTGCGCTCCTCCCACGTCCGCTACGCCGACGCCTACCGCCCGGCCGACCCCGACGGCGCTCCGGTGGGTCTCGGCGGGACCCCGGGTGGCTCGTGACCATCAGCGCCCTCTGGCTCCTGATCCCGGCCGCCCTGCTCGTCGTGGTCGGGGTCTGGGGCTGGCGCAACGCGGACGCGCTCGCGCTCTCGATGCCGCTCGACGAGCGCACGCAGGAGAAGCGCCGCGGCGTCTACAAGCGCGGTTCGGTGGCCTGCCTGGTGGTCGCGGTCGCCTTCGTCGGCCTGATCATCGCGTCCTACCTCTGATGTCCCTCCCTCCCGACCTGGAGCTCCCATGACCGTCGTCCGGCGCGCCACCGCGCTGCCCGTCCTCTTCGTGGCCCTCGTCGGCCTCGCCGGCTGCGGCCAGTCCGTGGACGAGGGGCCGGCACCGCAGCTCGCCGGGACCGACACGACGCTGCAGGTCCGGCCGAGCTTCTACGGAGCCACGCTGGCCGACGGCACGGGCCGCACGCTCTACCAGTTCGCCGGGGACAGCCCCGGGCGTCCCACCTGCAACGACGCGTGCGCCGAGGTGTGGAAGCCCTACCTCGCGAACGGCGAGCCCCGGTCGGCCGACGGGAACAAGAACGCCCTGGACGACGATCAGATCGGCACGATCACGCGCACCGACGGCCGCGCGCAGGTGACCTATGCCGGCCACCCGCTGTACTACTACGCCGAGGACGGTGCGCCGGGCGACCCGGTCCGCCCGACGGACATCCGCGGGGCCGGGCTGAACCAGTTCGGCGGCGTCTGGTCCGCCGTCAGCGGCTCCGGCGCCCCGGTCGCCCCGACCTCGCCGGTCATCGCCCCGCTGTAGTGCGGTGGCCGTCCCGGACACCTCGTGGGGCGGGGTGTCCGGGACGTCAGATCAGGTGCGCCAGCGTCAGCGTCATGACGACGAGGGTGACCACGACGATCCCGATGATCGCCGCCCGCACCATCATCGGGTCGATCGTCATCTGCAGGCCGCGCCGTGACTCCCGGTCCCGCTCCCGGTCGGCGAGGATGTCCGCCATCCGGGGAGGTCCGAGGAAGTCCGACACCCGGAACCGGTGGTCGAAGTCCTCGTTCGAGTCGATGCCGTTCAGCAGCTCGGCCGCGCTGCCGGTGGTGATGATCCGCCCGTTGCAGAGAATCGCCAGGTGATCGCCCAGCTCGCGGGCCAGCCGGATGTTGTGCGTGGTCAGCAGCAGCGTCCCCTGCGTGCGCTCCCGCCAGCCCGCGAGCGCGGCCAGGATGCGCGGCGAGTGGGCCGCGTCGAGGCAGACGTCGATGTCGTCGAGGATGAGGGCCGGGCGGTCGGCCACCAGGGCCCGTGCGAGCCCCAGCCGACGGCGGGCGTGGGCGGGCATCGCGTCGGGCAGGGACGACGCCACCCCGTCGAGCGCGAGGTCGTGCAGCATCGCCATCGCCCGCTGCTCGCGCTCGGCCTCGCCGAACCCGTGGTGCTTGAGGACGTAGTCGAGGTTCTCGTAGGCGGTGAGCGAGGCGAACAGCGACGAGTCGAACAGCGACGAGCCACCCAGCAGGACGCCCATCCCGTTGCGGATCTCCCGCAGACCGTCGGGGCCGGAGCCCCAGACGTCGCGGCCGCCGATCTCGACGGTGCCGCGGTCGGGCTCGAGCAACCCGGTCAGGTGCCGCACCACCGTGGTCTTCCCCGCCCCGGAGGGGCCCATCACGACGGTGATCTCCCCGGCCGGCACGTCGAGGCCGAGCCGGTGCAGCACGGGGGAGTCGTCGATGACGGTGGTGATCCCCGTCAGTCGCATCCCCGGCGCCGCTGCACGCACGAGGAGCCACTGTAGGAGAACTGTGAGGGAACAGACCCCGACGACGGGGAAGCGTGTCCGTCCGAGGGAGGCCCCTGCCCCGGGCGGGGGACGCGAGCGCGTCCGGACGGCCTTCTATCATGCAAACGTGATTCTGCCCAAGGTGACGCGTCCCATGGCTGCGGTCGTCCAGGACTGGAGGGTGGGCCGCTACCCGTGGCAGCTCCTGGTGGCCGTCGTGTGCTGGGTGGTGGTGGCGGTCTCGCTGCTCACCTCGCAGATCGGGGTGCCGACCCCCACCGACGCCGACGCTCAGCGGGACACGCTGAACGACGCGGGCACGGTCGTGTCCACCACCGCGCAGGACAACTGGTTCGTGCCGCTGCTGCCCTGGCTGGGCGTGGTGGTGGTCCTGCTCGCCGTGGCCCTGCTGCTGGCGCAGGGCTGGTCGCGGATCCCGCTGGCCGCCTGTGGCCTGATCGCGGTCGTCGGGCTCGCGCTGGGCGCGGCCTGGCAGGTGTTCCCCGCGATGGCGGGCTTCCTCGTCGGCTCGGTCTTCCTCGTCCTGCTCCCGACGCACCGCTACCTCCAGGGCCCGCGCCAGGATGACTCCGCGGTCGGGCCGCCGGCCGAGTCGACCGAGAGGACCGTGACGCCCTGATGGCCTCCAAGCCCGCCGGCAAGCAGAAGCCGCTGCCGAAGCCGCCCAAGGGCGCGACCACCCCGCCGCAGCCGCGGACGGCGTCGTCCACGCGGCCCTCCCCGGCCAAGCCCACCTCCACGACGGCCGCCCCGGCGGCCCGGCCCGCGCAGGTCGACGTCGGCGCCATCGCCCGTGGCATCAGCTCGGGCTTCATGATCCTGGTCTTCGGCGGGCTCATCCAGCCCGTCGTCACCGCCTTCGTGCCGGTCGTCGGCATGTTCTGGCTGATCCTCGTCGCGGTCACGGCCTTCGCCTTCGCCGGCTACCGCGTGGGGCTCGCCTGCCCGAACCCGCCGCTGCACGGTGCGGGCGCCGCGGTCGGTAGCTACCTGCTCGTGGTGCCGCTGATGTTCCTGCAGGGCACGTTCGACCCGCTGTACACCGTCTTCTCGTTCGTGGCGGCAGCAGTCGTCGGTGGAGCGGCCGGCCGGATCGCCGGCCGCTCGCGGTCCACCGCGAGCTGAGCGAGAGCCGACCGGGCTCCCCACCGGTCCCGTCGTCACACCGGACATCGCCGTGCCGGTCCCCACCACGGCGCCCAGGGAGGACCTCCGTCCCATGCTCATCGGCGTTCTCGTGGTCGTGGCCCTCGCGCTCCTCATCAGCGCCTTCCTCACCGGCACCACCGTGCTGGCGGGAGCGGCCCTCGTGGTCAGCCTCGCGGCCGCCGTCCTGTACGTGATCGCGCTGCGGCGCGACCCGGACGGCGCCGACGGCTCGGCCGCTGCCACGGCGGAGGACGGGCCGGAGGCGCCGGTCGAGAAGACCGCTGCGGCTGCGGGCACCGACCAGGAACGGGCGACGGCGACCGAAGCCGCCGTCGCGAAGACGCCGGAGAAGAAGACGCCGCAGAAGAAGGCGCCGGAGAAGGCGGCCGCGCCCGCCGTCGCGAAGACACCGGAGAAGGCGCCGGAGACGAAGGCGCCCGAGAAGAAGGCGCCGGAGAAGGCGGCCACGCCCGCCGTCGCGAAGGCGCCCGAGAAGAAGGCGCCGGAGAAGGCGACCTCGCCCGCCGTGACGACGGCGCCCGAGACGTCCGCG contains:
- a CDS encoding MlaD family protein, with the protein product MAGKPKRSARFTSGVIGVVVVVASALIALFALNSAKGFPGQDHTYVKAQFTETGDLHVGDDLREADVRVGRVDSIDYEGGGVATVRLAFDDTRPVFKNAVVTVVSRSGLGQKYVNIARGDQASGTLASDAVIPTSQTQPAVEILDLADIFDPRTTLAAQGALGQLGAGLEGHGKDLSDAVDGISYNLPRLGTVAQALNNNNGRDIQTVLTSLRNLSDRFEGRQQQITDLNRQLATTFDAVNVDRGKSLGDLLQVAPGALRDVRKALIDLQQPLETTTAAVTNIRPGVRDLAGATPDVRGVLREAPPVLDKVPGVSDVGQPALKALTPALRDLRPLIVDIRTAAQNARLPLVCLADMRSQADRYKNAQTGVGEVFSSLAEVTKQGDETGNAARFELVPQGGLIGGVPIRTELNAVNNVTCPQPNFNDNDHGDSWGDHGSSWGGGNHR
- a CDS encoding MlaD family protein; translation: MKLSSVLPGKGDGGNGGENGTVKRPNVRKVNYALVGTVVAVVIAIGMLLGITKSEWQQYLMWGFTTRDVHTTGDYFILDNSSKVKVGGVEVGRIDSVERQPDGTAVMHLRIADDVAQKVGSAPSANVRPVSLLGGVIYIDIIPGGDRTQPWVDDIPIERTQLPTEVGAVVQAIQPDAIKGIPGAINGFDRAFKAGAGQSLQGLAKDAPSVLGPGAGVIDSLQGTQPGTDLPAVVNGLQQTTAVLSRQDGQIESILGNLHATTTAFRDSSKATSQAIRELPDALDTAKPGLARLGGSLDRLRDTAGPARPVVQQAGVLLDHLDPVLVKARPVIGDLRAALYDLRPVVQDLTPVSRDLTTIFDGLNPTLDRVNGPIYDTLTGPYAANQGADAGRRHTPIPTTRESADQLYKEVGPMLRGVNGVAGYNDANGHGIAFNVGVGSGSIAGANGISLPNLYLLLTALQGGGAATAAPTAALTGAVPAPVAGLLGQGTTGGTR
- a CDS encoding MlaD family protein; the encoded protein is MSADNPGRLRRAAKFVRTEPGLLRNVIAVAVVVVLGLGIGGTVLANQRFTPPWQGQTEVWATFAEAASVAPGLGQAVQINGVGVGQIQDAKIDNKGHALVLMSINQDLYDRPIYQNATAVMRPTTPLNTMYIELDPGNPSAPAVPEQGVLPLANSTSPVEIDQPLSHLDENTREATRALLSQADVALARAGQDLPGGVDAVHDFTVELKPVVAQLDSRRDKIRQLITAVGQLSQAVGGNDVRLTNLANSLQITLKAVSDRSDQLRDSFNQLPGVTEKLKSSTGAIQGLSDQLDPTLDNIKAASDTLPDSLSKLTDTVDTASATVDKLAPVAAKLRPTAADLRPFVSDVKRTTPDLKPIVKQLDNPITTNLLPYLPDLTAFVYQVRSISDLGDGNGRNSARALLQGGVCTIPGVPPLCGTGASGSASPAAAPNNQTTGR
- a CDS encoding MlaD family protein yields the protein MKISQKALPWIQTAILVVFMVVSLVFYAIFWVGAGGKIPLVTSTPYSVTFLSPINKNLVDQSQVTLNGVPAGRVIGLEVIDGIAHVRTGLGDLPDYGPLHEGVKAQVKTKTLINETYVDITDGNGPPLPDQAVIPMGNVTPPVDTDEVIRALPQADRKNLGATIQSLDKVTQGQQAGISQTIGSLGEPTRYVPAALDALSRQEVALRQLSSNTAKVLDALDTRQGQIAQLVEDAQKVTKVTADSRDDLSAVIQKLPPTLVTAQAASPDLSRLGAALQPVAENLNEASGPLNDALHQLPGTAKDLRGLLPALNSVLDKAPATLQRVPDFSDNLRAVVPPGREFFSALNPVLAYLKPCGPNVAPFFVNFSKGLVRPNGLDGGTVGGVAPQFGYDTLQPPAALPLNLSPFAFSYDVGNPPNRNAVGQQPGLNNAGCNTPLKPYTR
- a CDS encoding MMPL family transporter, which translates into the protein MAGLLVAVFLVGGLAQVRVETGADSFLPSGDPSLARLNELGQSFGGDPIVVLLENPQPRALLATQQLPGVLDLEQQLGSAPDVAALYGPVTTLNNIAGQAQLVIAEMLGRRDGLGNAARQDALKAGASAADADAAAAQAQAQFDNRYAPTIIEALPTGLPTLKNPRFVSNVVFDPTGTVKPRWHYVVPNANSLAILVRPRAELDQAGTQRLVATVEQAAHSAALPPGTTVTVSGVPTIVAALGASVDTQIPIIGAVAVAAIGLVLFLVPWTGRRRRLLPLAVTLLATGMTVAGLGWVGHPLSLGVLAFLPVLLGLGSYYPTYFAQRARSRVVFVVAGASALSFATLALTPLAFVRDLGITLAVGIAFAVALGAVLVRRGADGAVAAPVPVLPEPAPAAPRGVRFGLGAGVLALALAGWALLGTMPLQTNIQDLARGLPALADANHVQDVIGTNGELNLVLRSDDDPATPEADVRSPEAWQWMQAANQRIVVDHGDVMSPVLSLPGLLDFLGPAPTADQIQAGLRLMPSALTSSVVRGDGRMANMSYGVSLDDLGALAAVTRQVTAELPPPPPGMTAELTGLPTVAVRGYEVVSSDRYLASVAGVLAAGLVLALGLRRRVDAVRAVLAAVIATGGTLVLLWSTGTALSPLTVALGSLTAAVGCEFTVMVSQSVRRRDRSLRRAVSLAAGTSAIGYAVLAVSPLALMREFGLLLAASVVLSWAAALFVVWVWPPSDAPVTATAPEAAPEPDPASSVPASMGAR
- a CDS encoding peptidyl-prolyl cis-trans isomerase; this translates as MLTVERPRLSSTVDAIRRPRPPRTRLRRILVGVLVAVLTVASAVAVPVVMGLVPAVYSPPLPADAAFAVGDRTVTRAEYDKRLKTIQALYGAQEPTDPAGADRFRRDSAKAMAVADVLTNAEADRGIVIPDTRIRQAMDQMVQAQFGQGPDGYQKFVGALGQVGTSEAEVLDEIRQQYASAELIKQVTDPVQVSDAELPAEFPKYAAQLGTPEQRKLSNIVVQTQDQANDVLAKLRAGTPFADLARTQSLDGSTKDAGGDLGQPVTADKLQAGYAQAAFAAPKGQPFGPVQTQQGWNVGLVNDVVPGVPADFAQAQIPLKQAVLTDRKTAAWSAWLENELRSSHVRYADAYRPADPDGAPVGLGGTPGGS
- a CDS encoding COG4315 family predicted lipoprotein — translated: MTVVRRATALPVLFVALVGLAGCGQSVDEGPAPQLAGTDTTLQVRPSFYGATLADGTGRTLYQFAGDSPGRPTCNDACAEVWKPYLANGEPRSADGNKNALDDDQIGTITRTDGRAQVTYAGHPLYYYAEDGAPGDPVRPTDIRGAGLNQFGGVWSAVSGSGAPVAPTSPVIAPL